A window of Planctomycetota bacterium genomic DNA:
GGATGATCTCCAGGTTCGTGGTTTTCCCGGAGAGGCCCGGCCCGTAGTAGACGATCTTGCAGTTGACTTCGCGGCGCGCAAAGTTGATCTGAACCATGGGCTCCCGTGCGCGAAAATTCTACCCCGCCATCCTGCCCCTGTCAACGCGCCGGCCGTCCGGCGCGACCCTAGGCGATGCTGCCGAGGTTGCGGATCTTCCGGGCCGCGGACGCGACCGCCAGCATCGTGAAATCGATGTTGATCTGCTTGTCGAGCACCACCACAAGATACGCATCCCCCGTCTCGCTGAAGATCATCTTCCCGTACGTCGAATTGAAGAGAAACCGCGAAAAGCTCTGCGCCCCCAGCTCCCGAAGCGAGGCATTGACCCTCTGAATGGTGTTGGAGGCGATCGCGGCCACCTGGTCGCTGTTGAGCGGCGGCGGGATCTCCGAAGCCACGACCACGCCGTCCCGCGTGACGACCATGGAGCCTTTGACGCCCAGCTCCTTGTTGAGGTTCAGGAGGACCTCTCTCATGCGCGCCCCCTATCCCACCGAGAGGAACGAAACGAACTTCTCGATCGCGGCGTCCAGGTCCTCCTTCTTCGCCGGATGGTCCGCCAGGATCCCCACGATGTACTGCTTCCACTCCGCGATCCCCACGCGCCCGATCGACGTATCGAGCTCGCCGCTGACGAACGTCCCGATGTCCATCTTCCGGGACGCGTCCTCGGAGCACAGATACACGTCCTGCAGAAACCGCGCGAAACGCTCCTTGGAGAGCATCCCCCGCGTGTGGGAGGCCACCACCGCCCCGTCCCGCGTCAGGACCGCCGCGCACTTGTAGCCGTTCATCGACTCGAACCCGACCAGGAACCCCTCGATCTTCATGGGGCTGACCACCGGAGCGGCGGCCCGCGGGAGCGGCTCGAAGAGGCGGGCGACCTCCTGCCCCTCCGGCGAAAGCGCGCGGCGCGATTCGATCTCCGCCAGCGCGTCGTCGAGGTTCGTGGCCGCCTTGGCCAGGTTCTCGGACACAAAGGCCAGAAGCTTCTCCGCCGTGTCGTCCCCCGGGTTGACCCGCAGCACCTGCTCGAGGATCGGCTTGGCCTTGTAGTACATCCCCGCCTCGGCGAAAAGGCGCGCCAGGCTCACCTGCGCCTTGTAGTTGGCGGGGTTGATCGAGGCCGCCTTCTCGAAGTGCCGGACGGCTTCCACGAAATCGTTGCCCACGAAATCCTGATGGAAGCGCTCCATCCGGATCTGGCCGGAGATCATGTGCAGTCCGTCGCTCGTGGGAAACTTGGCCAGCCCCTCGAGCGCCACCTCGAAAGCCTTCGTCCGGTTGGCCAGCTCCCGGTGGTAGATGTCCGCCAGGCGTTCGTAGTGGCTCTT
This region includes:
- a CDS encoding roadblock/LC7 domain-containing protein, translating into MREVLLNLNKELGVKGSMVVTRDGVVVASEIPPPLNSDQVAAIASNTIQRVNASLRELGAQSFSRFLFNSTYGKMIFSETGDAYLVVVLDKQINIDFTMLAVASAARKIRNLGSIA
- a CDS encoding tetratricopeptide repeat protein gives rise to the protein MGLFDTKRRQLEGLEREVLANPTPHNMVSLVERYMAAGNEAKALEVARRAVEKFPDSEKCQTTYQNVRRLQLQSEIQELNRILRKSPSKSHYERLADIYHRELANRTKAFEVALEGLAKFPTSDGLHMISGQIRMERFHQDFVGNDFVEAVRHFEKAASINPANYKAQVSLARLFAEAGMYYKAKPILEQVLRVNPGDDTAEKLLAFVSENLAKAATNLDDALAEIESRRALSPEGQEVARLFEPLPRAAAPVVSPMKIEGFLVGFESMNGYKCAAVLTRDGAVVASHTRGMLSKERFARFLQDVYLCSEDASRKMDIGTFVSGELDTSIGRVGIAEWKQYIVGILADHPAKKEDLDAAIEKFVSFLSVG